In Streptomyces puniciscabiei, a single genomic region encodes these proteins:
- a CDS encoding cysteine desulfurase family protein produces the protein MAYLDHAATTPMLPEAAEALTAQLSITGNASSLHASGRQARRTVEESRETLAEALGARPSEVVFTSGGTEADNLAVKGLYWARRAADPARTRVLASPVEHHAVLDAVHWLGEREGATVEYLPVDTHGRVHPDALREAIARDPHDVALVTVMWANNEIGTILPVRELAEVAAEFGIPMHADAVQAVGQVPVDFAASGLAAMTVSGHKIGGPYGIGALLLGRDQTPVPVLHGGGQERHVRSGTLDVPAVASFAVAGRLATERREWFAREIGALRDQLIAAVRSAVPDAILGGDPAPEGRLPANAHFTFPGCEGDSLLLLLDAQGIECSTGSACTAGVAQPSHVLLATGADPDLARGTLRFSLGHTSTQADVEAVAKAIGPAVERARAAGLS, from the coding sequence ATGGCTTACCTCGACCACGCCGCGACCACCCCGATGCTCCCGGAGGCGGCAGAGGCCCTGACCGCCCAGTTGAGCATCACGGGCAACGCCTCCTCCCTCCACGCATCCGGCCGGCAGGCGCGCCGTACGGTCGAGGAATCCCGCGAAACCCTCGCCGAAGCGCTCGGCGCCCGCCCCAGCGAGGTCGTCTTCACCTCGGGCGGCACCGAGGCCGACAACCTCGCGGTGAAGGGCCTGTACTGGGCCCGCCGTGCCGCCGACCCGGCCCGTACCCGCGTCCTGGCCAGCCCCGTCGAGCACCACGCGGTCCTCGACGCCGTCCACTGGCTCGGCGAGCGCGAGGGCGCGACGGTCGAGTACCTTCCCGTCGACACTCACGGCCGCGTCCACCCCGACGCCCTGCGCGAGGCCATCGCCCGCGACCCCCACGACGTCGCCCTGGTGACCGTGATGTGGGCCAACAACGAGATCGGCACGATCCTGCCGGTCCGCGAACTGGCCGAGGTGGCTGCCGAGTTCGGCATCCCGATGCACGCCGACGCGGTCCAGGCCGTCGGTCAGGTCCCGGTCGACTTCGCCGCCTCCGGCCTCGCCGCGATGACCGTCTCGGGCCACAAGATCGGCGGCCCGTACGGCATCGGCGCGCTGCTGCTGGGCCGTGACCAGACCCCCGTGCCCGTCCTGCACGGCGGCGGCCAGGAGCGGCACGTCCGCTCCGGCACCCTCGACGTCCCCGCCGTCGCCTCCTTCGCCGTCGCCGGCCGGCTCGCCACCGAGCGGCGGGAGTGGTTCGCCCGGGAGATCGGTGCCCTGCGCGACCAGCTGATCGCGGCGGTCCGCAGCGCCGTCCCGGACGCGATCCTCGGCGGCGACCCGGCGCCCGAGGGCCGGCTGCCGGCCAACGCGCACTTCACCTTCCCCGGCTGCGAGGGCGACTCGCTGCTCCTTCTGCTGGACGCCCAGGGCATCGAGTGCTCGACCGGCTCCGCCTGCACCGCGGGTGTCGCCCAGCCCAGCCATGTCCTGCTCGCCACCGGCGCCGACCCGGACCTGGCCCGCGGCACCCTGCGCTTCTCCCTGGGCCACACCTCCACGCAGGCGGACGTCGAGGCGGTCGCGAAGGCGATCGGCCCGGCGGTGGAGCGCGCCCGCGCGGCCGGGCTCAGCTGA
- a CDS encoding TetR family transcriptional regulator: MSHTLGIRQAQKQKTRQAFLDAALALLEEQSLSSLGLREVTRAVGVAPTAFYRHFRSTADLGVALVDEALGSLHPMVRTTVSTPGDSEERIARAIELIARHVDEYPAHVRFIARERHGGVQPVREAIRDQLVRFAEEVKAELAKDPEAAGWSEDDLLMLAHLYVDQMLITASLFLEALEAPAEERERVTQLATRQLRLISIGRGHWLD, from the coding sequence ATGAGTCACACCCTCGGTATCCGGCAGGCCCAGAAGCAGAAGACCCGGCAGGCGTTCCTCGACGCGGCGCTCGCGCTGCTGGAGGAGCAGAGCCTGAGCAGCCTGGGCCTGCGCGAGGTGACCCGGGCCGTCGGCGTCGCCCCGACCGCGTTCTACCGGCACTTCCGCTCGACCGCCGACCTCGGTGTGGCGCTGGTCGACGAGGCGCTGGGCAGCCTGCACCCGATGGTGCGGACGACGGTGTCCACGCCGGGCGACAGCGAGGAGCGCATCGCGCGCGCCATCGAGTTGATCGCCCGTCACGTGGACGAGTACCCCGCACATGTCCGGTTCATCGCCCGGGAACGGCACGGCGGGGTGCAGCCCGTGCGGGAGGCCATCCGGGACCAACTGGTCCGGTTCGCCGAGGAGGTGAAGGCCGAGCTGGCCAAGGACCCCGAGGCCGCGGGCTGGAGCGAGGACGACCTGCTGATGCTGGCGCATCTCTACGTCGACCAGATGCTCATCACCGCCTCGCTGTTCCTGGAGGCCCTGGAGGCGCCGGCGGAGGAGCGGGAGCGCGTCACCCAGCTCGCCACCCGGCAGCTGCGGCTCATCTCCATCGGCCGCGGCCACTGGCTGGACTGA
- a CDS encoding helix-turn-helix transcriptional regulator, which yields MKSDRLLSILLLLQTRGRVPARELADRLEVSVRTIYRDIEALSASGVPVYAERGRHGGIELLAGFRTDVTGLTADESRALFILAAQGAHAALGLDAALGSALRKVMAALPAPHRPAAEVTSRRILVDATRWRSGPQQAVDLEVLQDAVFADRRLRLRYRHSGEREPRTYTVDPYGLVAKAGVWYLVADRRGAPRLFRADRIHSARPLDEPVRRHPGVELADAWELLRRQVEEQQGGIEVTVRVRRERFDMFQRVAAAQLTAVPDDDGESEWVTARLTYPVLRAVRQLLGFSDQVELLDPPEARAELLAGARSVTALYQEGT from the coding sequence GTGAAATCCGACCGGCTGCTGTCGATCCTGCTGCTCCTGCAGACCCGGGGCCGCGTCCCCGCGCGCGAACTCGCCGACCGGCTGGAGGTGTCGGTCCGCACCATCTACCGGGACATCGAGGCGCTGTCGGCCTCCGGCGTCCCGGTGTACGCCGAGCGCGGCCGGCACGGCGGGATCGAACTCCTCGCCGGCTTCCGCACCGACGTCACCGGGCTGACCGCCGACGAGTCCCGCGCCCTGTTCATCCTGGCCGCCCAGGGCGCGCACGCCGCGCTCGGCCTCGACGCGGCCCTCGGCTCCGCCCTGCGCAAGGTGATGGCCGCGCTGCCGGCGCCGCACCGGCCCGCCGCCGAGGTGACCAGCCGCCGCATCCTGGTGGACGCCACCCGCTGGAGGAGCGGCCCCCAGCAGGCCGTCGACCTGGAGGTACTGCAGGACGCGGTCTTCGCCGACCGGCGCCTGCGACTGCGCTACCGGCACAGCGGGGAGCGGGAGCCACGGACGTACACCGTGGACCCGTACGGCCTGGTCGCCAAGGCCGGGGTCTGGTACCTGGTCGCCGACCGGCGCGGAGCGCCCCGGCTGTTCCGGGCCGACCGGATCCACTCGGCCCGGCCGCTGGACGAGCCGGTGCGGCGCCACCCGGGCGTCGAACTCGCCGACGCGTGGGAGCTGTTGCGCCGCCAGGTGGAGGAGCAGCAGGGCGGGATCGAGGTCACCGTGCGGGTACGGCGCGAGCGGTTCGACATGTTCCAGCGGGTGGCCGCCGCCCAGCTGACGGCAGTGCCGGACGACGACGGCGAGAGCGAGTGGGTCACCGCCCGGCTCACCTACCCGGTGCTGCGCGCGGTCCGCCAACTCCTCGGGTTCTCCGATCAGGTGGAGCTGCTGGACCCGCCCGAGGCCCGCGCGGAACTGCTGGCGGGGGCCCGTTCTGTCACGGCCTTGTACCAGGAGGGCACCTGA
- a CDS encoding TIGR03086 family metal-binding protein has protein sequence MTTTTAFTDPRPVYTRATEQAAALIKTVRPEDLAAPTPCSEFDVRALLGHIVGGTRRIAVVGEGGDGMAVEPTAHGVADDGWAAAYDEVRVRVLKAWESDARMASPVRVPWGEVPGHAALSGYVMEIVTHTWDLAEAIGHPLELDPELAEFALATARTVLPDSRPRDAETPFDNRRETPETADAYEQLAAWLGRTPLSRA, from the coding sequence ATGACCACCACCACCGCTTTCACCGACCCTCGCCCCGTGTACACCCGCGCCACCGAGCAGGCCGCGGCCCTCATCAAGACCGTGCGCCCCGAAGACCTCGCCGCGCCGACACCGTGTTCCGAGTTCGACGTACGGGCCCTGCTGGGCCACATCGTCGGCGGCACCCGGCGGATCGCGGTGGTCGGCGAGGGCGGCGACGGCATGGCGGTGGAGCCGACCGCCCACGGGGTCGCGGACGACGGCTGGGCGGCGGCCTACGACGAGGTACGCGTCCGCGTTCTGAAGGCCTGGGAGAGTGACGCGCGGATGGCCTCCCCGGTGCGGGTGCCGTGGGGCGAGGTGCCGGGCCACGCGGCGCTCTCCGGGTATGTCATGGAGATCGTGACGCACACCTGGGACCTGGCCGAGGCCATCGGCCACCCGCTGGAACTCGACCCGGAGCTCGCCGAGTTCGCCCTCGCCACCGCCCGCACGGTCCTGCCCGACTCCCGGCCGCGCGACGCCGAGACCCCCTTCGACAACCGCCGTGAAACCCCCGAGACCGCCGACGCGTACGAACAGCTGGCGGCCTGGCTGGGCCGCACCCCGCTGAGCCGCGCCTGA
- a CDS encoding thioesterase family protein gives MPEAASAPSPSRAVIGDSEFDRDTAVTRRAPGVYDIDLSAGWTIINAVNGGYLLAVLGRALADTLPHPDPFTISAHYLTASHPGPAVIRAQTVRTGRTLSTGQASLYQYDDEGNEVERIRVLASYGDLTTLPDDVRTTATPPPIPPLDQCFGAQDGPTPIEGSSAITDRLMLKLDPATLGWALGAPSGKGEMRAWFGLADGRDADPLSLLLAVDALPPTAFELGLKGWVPTVELTVHVRRRPAPGPLRVSITTRNLAGGFLEEDAEVWDTDGHLVAQSRQLARARLT, from the coding sequence ATGCCAGAAGCAGCTTCCGCACCCTCTCCGTCGCGGGCCGTGATCGGCGACAGCGAGTTCGACCGCGACACCGCGGTCACCCGGCGCGCGCCCGGTGTCTACGACATCGACCTCTCGGCCGGCTGGACCATCATCAACGCCGTCAACGGCGGCTACCTGCTGGCCGTACTCGGCCGGGCCCTCGCGGACACCCTGCCGCACCCGGACCCCTTCACCATCTCCGCGCACTACCTCACCGCGTCCCACCCCGGACCGGCGGTCATCCGCGCCCAGACCGTCCGCACCGGCCGCACCCTCTCCACCGGCCAGGCCTCCCTCTACCAGTACGACGACGAGGGCAACGAGGTCGAACGCATCCGCGTCCTCGCCTCCTACGGCGACCTCACCACCCTCCCCGACGACGTCCGTACGACGGCGACGCCGCCGCCCATCCCGCCCCTGGACCAGTGCTTCGGTGCGCAGGACGGCCCCACCCCCATCGAGGGCAGCTCGGCCATCACCGACCGCCTGATGCTCAAGCTGGACCCGGCCACCCTTGGCTGGGCCCTCGGCGCGCCCTCCGGGAAGGGTGAGATGCGCGCCTGGTTCGGCCTGGCCGACGGCCGCGACGCCGACCCGCTGTCCCTCCTGCTGGCGGTGGACGCCCTGCCGCCCACGGCCTTCGAGCTGGGCCTCAAGGGCTGGGTCCCCACCGTCGAACTCACCGTCCACGTCCGCCGCCGCCCGGCCCCCGGCCCCCTGCGGGTGTCCATCACCACCCGCAACCTGGCCGGCGGCTTCCTCGAGGAGGACGCCGAGGTCTGGGACACCGACGGCCACCTGGTCGCCCAGTCCCGCCAACTGGCCCGAGCAAGGCTGACCTGA
- a CDS encoding alpha/beta hydrolase, with protein MSLTGTPFLYTTVALAVVALILPLVLWSRLRGPKLLRAALRLLMLLFAQVTAVTLIFVLVNNANNLYDNWADLLGTGNHVQQAANLGADGTGGIAYKKLPKVQQKFTQADGPAMHAAGGVKVTQLKGRVSGVNAEVYVWLPPQYDEPAYRNKKFPVVELLSGYPGSAKAWFGSLKVHEQLEPLMKSGQVAPFILVSPRTNLIAKIDTGCANIPGTVNADSWLSIDVPKMITDNFRAEAAPDGWAAAGYSAGAHCAAKLAVAHPDRYRAAISLSGYNDPIGERNSLAAGSIELRRANNPYYLLKNYRVPPRIALYISGENGDGYQAGVALEQIAKPPTYVRVVFLPRSMGGHSMALWRPQVPTVFEWLTMEMGRGGTGGHTRTHTGGPITPRSPSTGGSTRAELASGTASRAGAAQKR; from the coding sequence ATGAGCCTCACCGGGACTCCGTTCCTCTACACGACCGTTGCGCTGGCCGTGGTTGCACTGATACTGCCGCTCGTGCTGTGGTCACGGTTGCGCGGACCCAAGCTGCTGCGTGCCGCACTCCGACTCCTCATGCTGCTGTTCGCCCAGGTCACGGCCGTCACGTTGATCTTCGTGCTGGTCAACAACGCCAACAACCTTTACGACAACTGGGCCGACCTGCTCGGCACGGGCAACCACGTGCAGCAGGCCGCCAACCTGGGTGCCGACGGCACCGGCGGTATCGCGTACAAGAAGCTGCCCAAGGTGCAGCAGAAGTTCACGCAGGCCGACGGACCCGCCATGCACGCCGCCGGCGGGGTCAAGGTCACCCAGCTCAAGGGCCGGGTGTCGGGCGTGAACGCCGAGGTCTACGTCTGGCTGCCGCCGCAGTACGACGAGCCGGCCTACCGGAACAAGAAGTTCCCGGTCGTCGAGCTGCTGTCGGGCTACCCGGGTTCGGCGAAGGCCTGGTTCGGCTCCTTGAAGGTGCACGAACAGCTGGAGCCGCTCATGAAGAGCGGCCAGGTGGCCCCGTTCATCCTGGTGTCGCCGCGCACCAACCTGATCGCCAAGATAGACACAGGGTGCGCCAACATCCCCGGCACCGTGAACGCGGACAGCTGGCTGAGCATCGACGTGCCGAAGATGATCACGGACAACTTCCGCGCCGAAGCCGCGCCGGACGGCTGGGCCGCGGCCGGCTACTCGGCCGGCGCCCACTGTGCGGCCAAGCTCGCCGTCGCGCATCCCGACCGCTACCGGGCCGCCATCAGCCTGTCCGGCTACAACGACCCGATCGGCGAGCGCAACTCGCTGGCCGCCGGGAGCATCGAGCTGCGGCGGGCCAACAACCCCTACTACCTCCTGAAGAACTACCGCGTCCCGCCGAGGATCGCGCTGTACATCTCGGGCGAGAACGGTGACGGCTACCAAGCCGGTGTGGCGCTGGAGCAGATCGCGAAACCGCCGACGTATGTGCGGGTGGTCTTCCTGCCGCGCAGCATGGGCGGCCACTCGATGGCGCTGTGGCGGCCGCAGGTCCCGACCGTGTTCGAGTGGCTGACCATGGAGATGGGGCGGGGCGGCACCGGCGGGCACACCCGCACGCACACGGGCGGCCCGATCACTCCTCGGTCACCGTCGACCGGCGGTTCCACGCGCGCGGAGCTCGCCAGTGGAACCGCATCGCGAGCAGGCGCAGCACAAAAGCGGTGA
- a CDS encoding trimeric intracellular cation channel family protein has protein sequence MQLQQLFSPSVQHTLDVIGIFVFAISGALLAVRKNFDVFGIAVLAEVTALGGGLFRDLVIGAVPPAAFTDLGYFLTPLLAALVVFFLHPHVERIQAAVLVFDAAGLGLFCVSGTTKAYSYGLNLTASATLGLATAVGGGVLRDVLANEVPSLLRWDRDLYAVPAIVGATMVVLFIRYDALTPLTSGLAVVTAFVLRLLAMRFHWRAPRAWNRRSTVTEE, from the coding sequence GTGCAGCTCCAGCAACTCTTCAGTCCCTCCGTCCAGCACACGCTCGATGTCATCGGCATCTTCGTGTTCGCGATCTCCGGCGCGCTGCTGGCCGTCCGGAAGAACTTCGACGTCTTCGGCATCGCCGTCCTCGCCGAGGTGACCGCGCTGGGCGGAGGGCTGTTCCGTGACCTGGTCATCGGAGCCGTGCCCCCGGCCGCCTTCACCGACCTCGGGTACTTCCTCACCCCGCTCCTGGCCGCGCTCGTCGTCTTCTTCCTGCACCCGCACGTGGAACGCATCCAGGCGGCGGTGCTGGTCTTCGACGCGGCCGGCCTCGGCCTGTTCTGCGTCAGCGGTACGACGAAGGCGTACAGCTACGGCCTGAACCTGACCGCGTCGGCGACGCTGGGCCTCGCCACCGCCGTCGGCGGCGGTGTGCTGCGGGACGTCCTCGCCAACGAGGTGCCGTCACTGCTGCGCTGGGACCGCGATCTGTACGCGGTCCCAGCGATCGTCGGCGCGACCATGGTCGTGCTGTTCATCCGCTATGACGCCCTGACCCCCCTCACCAGTGGGCTCGCGGTCGTCACCGCTTTTGTGCTGCGCCTGCTCGCGATGCGGTTCCACTGGCGAGCTCCGCGCGCGTGGAACCGCCGGTCGACGGTGACCGAGGAGTGA
- a CDS encoding M1 family metallopeptidase, which yields MALSRSARLGTVATAAVSFLVIAAAPAPTPGAPGIGDSYFPNLGNGGFDALHYDLDVAYAPDTGRLQGRTTLTARATQNLSSFDLDLQQLDVSRVEVDGRRAEFTRTGDELVITPRHSLARGRDFRVSVTYGGVPQPLGGPIVFGSKYGWMKTADGVFVACEPNAASTWFPSSDHPADKATYDIRIKAPEGLTGVSNGRLVSTYSRGGSTYTHWRESRPMATYLATATIGKFDVRTGRTPGGIPIYVAIDPVLKNSNNVDVYAVTAAATDYWSQVFGPYPFEETGAIVDDMPEAGFSLEVQSKPAYSAVRNESTIVHELAHQWFGDSVSVARWKDIWLNEGFATYAQWLWAEHQGTRSAHDSFLAAYDARPADNAFWQIKVADPQRDTMFSYAVYQRGAMTLQMLRERIGDRAFFRLLPAWTRLHRYGNADTAGFIRLAERVSGQKLDDLFRTWLFTTGKPAL from the coding sequence ATGGCACTCTCCCGTTCGGCACGTCTGGGGACCGTCGCGACCGCGGCGGTCTCCTTCCTCGTCATCGCCGCCGCGCCCGCCCCCACCCCCGGCGCCCCCGGCATCGGCGACTCCTACTTCCCGAACCTAGGCAACGGCGGCTTCGACGCCCTCCACTACGACCTCGACGTCGCCTACGCCCCCGACACCGGCCGGCTGCAGGGCCGTACGACCCTCACCGCGCGCGCCACCCAGAACCTCTCCTCCTTCGATCTCGATCTCCAGCAGCTGGACGTCAGCCGCGTCGAAGTCGACGGCAGACGCGCGGAGTTCACGCGCACCGGGGACGAGCTCGTCATCACCCCGCGCCACAGCCTCGCCCGGGGCCGGGACTTCCGGGTGTCCGTCACCTACGGCGGCGTACCGCAGCCCCTCGGCGGCCCCATCGTCTTCGGCTCCAAGTACGGCTGGATGAAGACCGCCGACGGGGTCTTCGTGGCCTGCGAGCCCAACGCGGCCTCCACCTGGTTCCCCTCCAGCGACCACCCCGCCGACAAGGCCACCTACGACATCCGGATCAAGGCGCCCGAAGGGCTGACCGGCGTCTCCAACGGCCGGCTCGTCTCGACGTACTCCAGGGGCGGCTCGACGTACACCCACTGGCGCGAGTCGAGGCCGATGGCGACCTACCTCGCGACCGCCACCATCGGGAAGTTCGACGTCCGCACCGGGCGCACCCCCGGTGGCATCCCGATCTACGTCGCCATCGACCCGGTGCTGAAGAACAGCAACAACGTCGACGTGTACGCCGTCACCGCCGCCGCCACCGACTACTGGTCGCAGGTCTTCGGGCCGTACCCGTTCGAGGAGACCGGCGCGATCGTGGACGACATGCCCGAGGCCGGGTTCTCGCTGGAGGTGCAGAGCAAGCCCGCCTACTCGGCCGTGCGCAACGAGAGCACCATCGTGCACGAGCTGGCCCACCAGTGGTTCGGCGACTCGGTGAGCGTGGCACGGTGGAAGGACATCTGGCTCAACGAGGGCTTCGCCACCTACGCCCAGTGGCTGTGGGCGGAGCACCAGGGGACCAGGTCGGCGCACGACTCCTTCCTGGCCGCGTACGACGCCCGCCCGGCCGACAACGCCTTCTGGCAGATCAAGGTCGCCGACCCGCAGCGCGACACGATGTTCTCCTACGCCGTCTACCAGCGCGGCGCGATGACGCTCCAGATGCTCCGGGAGCGGATCGGCGACCGCGCGTTCTTCAGGCTGCTGCCCGCCTGGACCCGGCTCCACCGGTACGGCAACGCGGACACCGCCGGCTTCATCCGGCTCGCCGAGCGCGTCAGCGGGCAGAAGCTGGACGACCTCTTCCGTACCTGGCTGTTCACTACAGGGAAACCCGCCCTGTGA
- a CDS encoding ABC transporter ATP-binding protein, whose product MSIPAQSDGAKADSEEKATGTATLTKDAAPGEILLKVTGLQKHFPIKKGLLQRQVGAVRAVDGLDFEVRSGETLGVVGESGCGKSTMGRLITRLLEPTAGTIEFEGKDITHLGVTGMRPMRRDVQMIFQDPYSSLNPRHTIGTIVGAPFRLQGVEPEGGIKKEVQRLLSVVGLNPEHYNRYPHEFSGGQRQRIGIARALALKPKLVVADEPVSALDVSIQAQVVNLMDDLQEELGLTYVIIAHDLSVVRHVSDRIAVMYLGKIVELADRDSLYKAPMHPYTKALMSAVPIPDPKRKNAKSERILLKGDVPSPISPPSGCRFHTRCWKATEICRTTEPQLLELKPGQRVACHHPENFADQAPQDTVLLSAAKEAAELVADEVLAESAETSAAVAAELAEETAEGSTPETTEASAEEAAPAEESTDDASEESTEESTEESSEETTEASGTGSQESTDK is encoded by the coding sequence GTGAGCATCCCTGCACAGAGCGACGGCGCGAAGGCCGACTCCGAGGAGAAGGCCACCGGCACGGCCACGCTCACCAAGGACGCCGCTCCCGGTGAGATCCTGCTGAAGGTTACGGGGCTGCAGAAGCACTTCCCGATCAAGAAGGGCCTGCTCCAGCGCCAGGTCGGTGCCGTGCGGGCCGTCGACGGGCTCGACTTCGAGGTCCGCTCCGGCGAAACCCTCGGCGTCGTGGGCGAGTCGGGCTGCGGCAAGTCGACGATGGGCCGGCTGATCACCCGGCTGCTCGAACCGACCGCCGGCACCATCGAGTTCGAGGGCAAGGACATCACGCACCTCGGCGTGACCGGGATGCGTCCCATGCGCCGTGACGTGCAGATGATCTTCCAGGACCCGTACTCGTCGCTGAACCCGCGGCACACCATCGGCACGATCGTCGGGGCACCCTTCCGGCTCCAGGGCGTCGAGCCCGAGGGCGGCATCAAGAAGGAGGTGCAGCGGCTGCTGTCGGTGGTCGGTCTCAACCCCGAGCACTACAACCGCTATCCGCACGAGTTCTCCGGCGGTCAGCGCCAGCGCATCGGCATCGCCCGCGCGCTCGCCCTGAAGCCGAAGCTGGTCGTCGCGGACGAGCCGGTCTCCGCGCTGGACGTGTCGATCCAGGCGCAGGTCGTGAACCTCATGGACGACCTCCAGGAGGAGCTCGGCCTGACGTACGTGATCATCGCGCACGACCTGTCGGTCGTCCGGCACGTCTCGGACCGGATCGCGGTGATGTACCTCGGCAAGATCGTCGAGCTGGCCGACCGGGACTCGCTGTACAAGGCGCCGATGCACCCGTACACCAAGGCGCTGATGTCGGCGGTGCCGATCCCGGACCCGAAGCGGAAGAACGCCAAGAGCGAGCGCATCCTGCTCAAGGGTGACGTGCCCTCGCCGATCTCCCCGCCGAGCGGTTGCCGTTTCCACACCCGGTGCTGGAAGGCCACGGAGATCTGCCGGACCACCGAGCCGCAGCTGCTGGAGCTGAAGCCGGGTCAGCGGGTGGCCTGTCACCACCCGGAGAACTTCGCGGACCAGGCCCCGCAGGACACGGTGCTGCTCTCCGCGGCCAAGGAGGCGGCCGAGCTGGTCGCCGACGAGGTGCTCGCGGAGTCCGCCGAGACGTCGGCGGCGGTCGCGGCGGAGCTGGCCGAGGAAACCGCCGAGGGCTCCACGCCGGAGACCACCGAGGCGTCCGCCGAGGAGGCGGCGCCCGCGGAGGAGTCCACGGACGACGCCTCCGAGGAATCCACCGAGGAATCCACCGAGGAATCCTCCGAGGAGACCACCGAGGCCTCCGGGACCGGCTCCCAGGAGTCAACCGACAAGTAG
- a CDS encoding ABC transporter ATP-binding protein, with amino-acid sequence MTELSKTGAAVGEPTASSPAPTSFLEVRDLKVHFPTDDGLVKSVDGLSFQLEKGKTLGIVGESGSGKSVTSLGIMGLHTAGQYGKRKAQISGEIWLNGTELLSADPDHVRKMRGREMAMIFQDPLSALHPYYTIGQQIVEAYRIHHDVDKKTARKRAVEMLDRVGIPQPDKRVDNYPHEFSGGMRQRAMIAMSLVNNPELLIADEPTTALDVTVQAQILDLIRDLQKEFGSAVIIITHDLGVVAELADNILVMYGGRCVERGPAEKVFYEPRHPYTWGLLGSMPRLDRDQQERLIPVKGSPPSLINIPSGCAFNPRCPYADIPKDNLTRTVRPELTEVGSEHWAACHMSREQRERIWTEEIAPKL; translated from the coding sequence ATGACCGAACTGAGCAAGACCGGAGCGGCCGTGGGCGAGCCCACGGCGTCCTCGCCCGCGCCGACCTCCTTCCTGGAAGTGCGCGACCTGAAGGTGCACTTCCCGACCGACGACGGTCTGGTGAAGTCCGTCGACGGGCTCAGCTTCCAGCTGGAGAAGGGCAAGACCCTCGGCATCGTGGGCGAGTCGGGCTCCGGCAAGTCCGTGACCTCGCTCGGCATCATGGGCCTGCACACCGCCGGCCAGTACGGCAAGCGCAAGGCGCAGATCTCCGGCGAGATCTGGCTGAACGGCACCGAGCTGTTGTCCGCCGACCCCGACCACGTGCGCAAGATGCGCGGCCGGGAGATGGCGATGATCTTCCAGGACCCGCTGTCGGCGCTGCACCCGTACTACACGATCGGGCAGCAGATCGTGGAGGCGTACCGGATCCACCACGACGTCGACAAGAAGACCGCCCGCAAGCGGGCGGTCGAGATGCTCGACCGCGTGGGCATCCCCCAGCCGGACAAGCGGGTCGACAACTATCCGCACGAGTTCTCCGGCGGTATGCGCCAGCGCGCCATGATCGCCATGTCGCTGGTGAACAACCCCGAACTGCTCATCGCGGACGAGCCGACCACCGCGCTCGACGTGACGGTCCAGGCGCAGATCCTCGACCTGATCCGCGATCTGCAGAAGGAGTTCGGCTCCGCGGTCATCATCATCACCCACGACCTGGGCGTCGTCGCCGAACTCGCCGACAACATCCTGGTCATGTACGGCGGCCGCTGCGTCGAGCGCGGCCCGGCGGAGAAGGTGTTCTACGAGCCCCGCCACCCCTACACCTGGGGTCTGCTCGGCTCGATGCCGCGCCTGGACCGCGACCAGCAGGAGCGCCTGATCCCGGTGAAGGGCTCCCCGCCCTCGCTGATCAACATCCCGTCCGGCTGCGCCTTCAACCCGCGCTGCCCGTACGCCGACATCCCGAAGGACAACCTGACCCGCACGGTCCGCCCGGAGCTGACCGAGGTCGGCAGCGAGCACTGGGCCGCCTGCCACATGTCGCGGGAGCAGCGGGAACGGATCTGGACCGAAGAGATTGCGCCGAAGCTGTGA